Genomic window (Luteibacter yeojuensis):
GCATTCGGAGGCACTGGCCATCCTGCTCACGCTGGTGGGACTCGGCGGCGGCGCGTTCCTGGTGTGGTCGATGCGCCGGCGGCCCGCGGCGCTTCCCGAGCCCGAACCCGAACCCGAAGAAGACATGCTGGTCGCCGATGTGGTGCGCAAGCCGCGGCTTCCTCCCGCGCCTTCCACGACCGCCGCGGCCACCGCGGCAGCGGCACCGGCGACACCGGCAGGCGCCGCCGAAGCCGTCGATCCCTCCATCTTCCGCGCCTACGACATCCGTGGCGTGGCGGGTTCCGCACTGACCGCCGGCGTGGCGCACCGCATCGGCCAGGCCATCGGCGCACGCATGCTCGAACGCGACCTGCGCGAGATCGTGGTCGGCCGCGACGGACGCCTGTCGGGCCCGGAACTCGCCGGTGCGCTGTCCGACGGCCTGCGCGCCGCGGGCATCGACGTGATCGACATCGGCATGGTGCCGACGCCTTTGGTGTATTTCGCCGCTTACCACTTCGGCACGGGTTGCGGTGTCTCGGTCACAGGCAGCCATAACCCGCCGGACTACAACGGTTTCAAGATCGTGATCGGCGGGGAAACGCTTGCCGAGGACGCCATCGCCGATCTCTACCGGCGCATCGACGAGGGCCGCCTGCCGGCGGACGGCGGCGGCACCTGGCGCGAGCAGCCCGTCGTCGACGCTTATGTGGCGCGCATCGCGGGCGATGTGGCAGCGGAACGTCGCCTCAAGGTCGTCGTGGACGCGGGCAACGGCGTGGCCGGCGCCGTGGCCCCCCGCGTGCTCGAGGACATCGGCTGCGAAGTGATCCCGTTGTACTGCGACGTGGACGGCCGCTTCCCGAACCACCATCCCGACCCCTCCGACCCGCACAACCTGGCGGACCTGATCGCCGCCGTGAATACGATCGGGGCCGACCTCGGTGTCGCTTTCGACGGCGACGGCGACCGCCTCGGCGTGGTCACGCAGGCGGGTGAGATCGTCTATCCCGACCGTCTCCTGATGCTGTTCGCCCAGGACGTGCTGGCGCGCAACCCGGGCGCCACGGTGATCTACGACGTGAAGTGCACGGGCCACCTTCGCCCCGTGATCCAGGAAGCCGCGGGCGTGCCGCTGATGTGGCGCACGGGGCATTCGCTGATCAAGGCGAAGATGCGCGAGACCGGTGCGGCGCTGGCGGGCGAGATGAGCGGCCACTTCTTCTTCGCCGACAACAACCGCTGGTACGGTTTCGACGACGGCATCTACGCCGCCGCGCGCCTGCTCGAGATCGTGGCTGGCGATCTGGAAGAGCGTACCGTCGCCGAGCTTTTCGACAGCTTGCCGAAGAGCGTCTCGACGCCGGAACTGCGCCTGCCGATGGCGGAAGGCTCGCATTTCCGCTTCATGGAGGCGTTCCGCGCCTCGGCCACCTTCGAGGATGCGCGCGTCACCACCATCGACGGCATACGTGTGGACTGGAGCGACGGGTGGGGGCTCGTGCGGGCCTCGAATACCTCGCCGGCCCTGATCTTCCGCTTCGACGCCGACAGCAGCCGGTCGCTCGAACGGATCAAGCAGGCCTTCCGCCAGCGTCTGCTGGCGGTGGACAGGAACCTGCCGCTGCCGTTCTGAGGTGGCGCCGGCCATCCTGCAGGAGCCGTTATGGCGGCGAGGGGAATCTACCTTGCCGCTTCTTCGCTCCGTGGGCTTCTCGCCGCTGTAGCGGCTCCCACAGTGATGACCAGCTCCCTCGCCGTATGGCGGCGCCTGCAACGAAAGGGCGGTCAGCGGCCGGGATTGGCCGCGTCGGCGGCTTTCAGCTCGCGATAGTGGCGCAACTGCGCCTCGGTATTCACGCGCGCAGCTTCCTTCGCCTCCTGCTGGCGCTGCAGCGTGGCCCGCAGCGCGGCCACGGTGTTGCGCTGCTCGGTGATACGGTCGGTGAGGTATTTGGGCACCTGCTGCTTGGCGCGCTCGAGGTCGCCCGCGCGATTGAGCAGGTCGGCCAGGGATTTTTCCTGGCCCTGCAGGTTGAGCCGGGTGGTGCGCG
Coding sequences:
- a CDS encoding phosphomannomutase/phosphoglucomutase; translation: MARNEGGARRLPTVDLRRLLPLAGATLLVVAGAFCAWQAWLIADEGDAAERTRMAQRQAVRDIGELVAAKREALHRALADTGLAATIDDHEAVAIRLRGTLPGVRAVEVYSGGLDEVVRANYREFGYAKAAQLMAALGSEGVPPASTSLDRGERRLTMVMPVTSGAGVRAWVWLEYPFDEIAARFDAISPGAGRIELRQGDGRDSLALLFRGSRSADLESEGQQVAGTSLYVFAAMPRAFIVIPHSEALAILLTLVGLGGGAFLVWSMRRRPAALPEPEPEPEEDMLVADVVRKPRLPPAPSTTAAATAAAAPATPAGAAEAVDPSIFRAYDIRGVAGSALTAGVAHRIGQAIGARMLERDLREIVVGRDGRLSGPELAGALSDGLRAAGIDVIDIGMVPTPLVYFAAYHFGTGCGVSVTGSHNPPDYNGFKIVIGGETLAEDAIADLYRRIDEGRLPADGGGTWREQPVVDAYVARIAGDVAAERRLKVVVDAGNGVAGAVAPRVLEDIGCEVIPLYCDVDGRFPNHHPDPSDPHNLADLIAAVNTIGADLGVAFDGDGDRLGVVTQAGEIVYPDRLLMLFAQDVLARNPGATVIYDVKCTGHLRPVIQEAAGVPLMWRTGHSLIKAKMRETGAALAGEMSGHFFFADNNRWYGFDDGIYAAARLLEIVAGDLEERTVAELFDSLPKSVSTPELRLPMAEGSHFRFMEAFRASATFEDARVTTIDGIRVDWSDGWGLVRASNTSPALIFRFDADSSRSLERIKQAFRQRLLAVDRNLPLPF